The genomic interval TCCGTGCAGGGAGCGGCGCACCTGCCGATTAGCGTGAGTGCCCTCAATGTAGATTTGCTCTCCCTCGGGGCGCACAAGTTCTACGGGCCAAAGGGCGTTGGGGCCTTGTACGTGCGCGCAGGCACGCGCCTGCACCCCAGTCAGACCGGCGGCTCGCAGGAATTCGGCCTGCGTGCGGGAACACAAAATGTGCCCTATATCGTCGGCATGGCCGAGGCTTTCAAATTGGCACAGAACCATCTGGTCGCGCATCAGGCGCAACTCAGTGCACTACGAGATCATATGATCGGCACGGTGCTGGAAGAAATTCCGGATGCGAAATTGACCGGACACCCCGTGGAGCGTCTGTCTAACCATGCCAGTTTTGTCTTTGAGGGTGTGGATGGCAATAATCTGTTGATGATGCTGGATGTAGAAGGCTTCGCCTGCTCTTCGGGTTCGGCGTGCAAAACGGGCAATCCGGCACCTTCGGGTGTGCTGACCGCTTTGGGGCTGCCGCGCAACTGGGGGCTGGGTTCGTTACGCGTCACCCTGGGACGGGATTCCACCGCGGAAGATCTCAAATCCTTTTTAAACGTTTTGCCGCGCCTCGTCAAACAATCGAGAACAATAATGGGACGCGGATGACACGGATTGGATGGATTTGCGCGGATTGAATCTACAAATATCCGCAAATATCTGTTGGATCCGCGTATTTTGCGTTCGATTTCACGTACTATGACCAAAATCGTTGTTGCCATGTCCGGGGGGGTAGATAGCTCTGTAGCCGCCGCGTTGCTCAAGGCGCAGGGGTATGAAGTAATTGGCATGATGATGCGCCTGTGGAGCGAACCCGGCAGCGAGGCTGAGAACCGTTGTTGCACGATTGACGCGATGAACCTGGCGCGGCGCATGGCCGCCCAACTCGACATTCCCTTTTACGCCGTAGATGCCAAAGACGTGTTCCGCGCTACCGTGGTGCAATATTTCATCGACAGTTACGCTGATGGCATCACGCCAAACCCTTGTTTGCTGTGCAATCGTCGTATCCGCTGGGAATTTTTGTTGCAGCGCGCCCTGGCTCTGGGAGCAGAGTTCATGGCAACAGGGCATTATGCGCGCGTGAGGACGGAAAATACCCGTCATCCGTCGTCCGTCGTCGGCCGTATTGAGTTACTAAAAGCCGTGGATGCCAACAAAGACCAATCCTATGTGCTACACGTACTCAACCAGAAAAAGCTCGCACATGCCATGTTTCCGC from Chloroflexota bacterium carries:
- a CDS encoding cysteine desulfurase gives rise to the protein MNRIYLDYAATTPLHPQVLNVMLPYFSTEFGNPSSVHRYGQRADNAVETAREMIAALIGCQPHEVIFTSCGSESDNLALRGAAWAAREQREARHILISPVEHHAVSQTAEQLATLFGFELEYLPIDEFGRVNPGDVARLLREDTAIVSVIHANNEIGTINPIAEIGDICRARGVIFHSDSVQGAAHLPISVSALNVDLLSLGAHKFYGPKGVGALYVRAGTRLHPSQTGGSQEFGLRAGTQNVPYIVGMAEAFKLAQNHLVAHQAQLSALRDHMIGTVLEEIPDAKLTGHPVERLSNHASFVFEGVDGNNLLMMLDVEGFACSSGSACKTGNPAPSGVLTALGLPRNWGLGSLRVTLGRDSTAEDLKSFLNVLPRLVKQSRTIMGRG